A segment of the Oleidesulfovibrio alaskensis DSM 16109 genome:
GTGGATGAACTTGCTGTACGAAACACCGTTTTCACGTGCTGCTGCGTTGATACGCAGAATCCAGAGCTTACGGAACTCACGCTTACGAACCTTACGGTCACGGGTGGAGTAGGCAAGCGAGCGTTCTACGGCTTCCCGCGCGGTACGGTACAGTTTGCTGCGACCACCGCGGTAGCCTTTGGCCATCTTCAGGTACTTTTTATGGCGTCTGTGAGTCGCCATTCCTCTCTTTACACGCATGGATTACCTCCATTTATGAACTCCGCGAGGCGAGAGACCGGCCAGCGGAGCCTGCTATGAAAATCCGGATGCCGCCTGCGCCTAGGCGTAGGGCAGCATGCGCTTGACAGCCTTTTCGTTGGTCTTGTCCACAAGCGCGGGTTGTCCAAGCTGCATTTTGCGCTTGGAAGCCTTTTTGGTCAGAATGTGACGCATATTCTTGCGACGGCGCTTGAACTTGCCGGAGCCGGTCACAGAGAAGCGCTTTGCAGCGCAGCGTCTGGTTTTGATCTTAGGCATGTGATCACTCCTTGCCATATGCTTCGGCCGTGCGGCAGTGCTGCCGCCGACCGGACGAAACATGCCCGGTACGGGCAGCTCCGTGTTACTTCCATCCCTGGTCAAATCTGAAAGGAGCACAGTACGACGTGCGCACTTCTCCCCAGAACGGAGAAAAGGCGATACATCCGCGCAATGCTCAAGTCAAGTCGAGAAATTTACACTTTCTTGGCGAGCGGTGTCAGCAGCATATGCAGGGTACGGCCTTCGGCGCGGGGCTCCTGCTCCACCTTGGCGATATCTTTGGTATCTTCCTGCGCGCGCTGCAGCAGCATCATGCCTCTGTCCTTGTGGACAATCTCACGACCGCGGAAAAACACAGTAACCTTGCATCTGTCACCGTCTTCAAGGAACCGGCGGATGTGCTTGAGCTTGGTCTGGTAATCATGTTCG
Coding sequences within it:
- the rpmI gene encoding 50S ribosomal protein L35, with amino-acid sequence MPKIKTRRCAAKRFSVTGSGKFKRRRKNMRHILTKKASKRKMQLGQPALVDKTNEKAVKRMLPYA
- the rplT gene encoding 50S ribosomal protein L20, producing the protein MRVKRGMATHRRHKKYLKMAKGYRGGRSKLYRTAREAVERSLAYSTRDRKVRKREFRKLWILRINAAARENGVSYSKFIHGLALAGIELNRKVLADLAVREKEDFAKLAELVKSKLS